One window from the genome of Chryseobacterium culicis encodes:
- the tssD gene encoding type VI secretion system tube protein TssD — MAERNSRGILKFNNGEGQKLLKMNYSVSRSTDVSGRVASDPSNALIKVTVEATEKSDILESLLNGKYKPTVGEITFNKSHEEGTLINLKWENGYVIQHEVDFDAIDSNSMLISFVISAETIDYGTSQYAGLWPSSGK; from the coding sequence ATGGCAGAAAGAAACTCAAGAGGAATCTTAAAATTCAACAACGGTGAAGGACAGAAACTGTTAAAAATGAATTACAGTGTATCAAGATCTACAGACGTATCAGGACGTGTAGCATCAGATCCTTCTAACGCATTAATCAAGGTTACAGTAGAAGCTACTGAAAAGTCAGACATCCTTGAAAGCTTGTTAAACGGTAAATACAAGCCAACAGTAGGAGAAATCACTTTCAACAAATCTCACGAAGAAGGAACATTAATTAATTTGAAATGGGAGAATGGATATGTAATCCAGCACGAAGTAGATTTCGATGCAATAGACAGTAACAGTATGCTGATCAGTTTCGTAATCAGTGCTGAGACTATCGACTACGGTACTTCTCAGTACGCAGGACTATGGCCTTCTTCAGGTAAATAA